A window from Sinorhizobium mexicanum encodes these proteins:
- a CDS encoding nitrogen fixation protein NifQ, translated as MSDPRQIRILWGPGVTRGVRLSYLPRRARHSQSPGASRWPRMDVEMDFDDYVLACVLSRALEEVDAGEATATEATGLSRAELQDILTRNFPSSFIHSFSLGDVSDPEIGMEEDLLRGLLLTHARPGDSTSARFAKIIARRALRNDHLWQDLGLFDRSELSRLLATHFPNLAAGNTGNMKWKKYLYYKLCEAEGFALCAAPSCRECHEFRSCFGPEEGESRLAPVKNGTDLD; from the coding sequence ATGTCAGATCCGCGGCAGATCCGCATTTTATGGGGACCGGGCGTCACTCGTGGAGTACGCTTGTCCTATCTGCCCCGCCGCGCACGACACTCACAATCGCCCGGCGCCAGCCGATGGCCGCGGATGGATGTGGAGATGGATTTCGACGATTATGTACTTGCCTGTGTCCTTTCGCGTGCGCTCGAGGAAGTCGATGCCGGCGAGGCGACGGCGACGGAGGCAACCGGTCTTTCACGCGCCGAGCTACAGGATATCCTGACCCGTAATTTCCCCTCCAGTTTCATCCACTCATTCTCATTGGGAGACGTGAGCGATCCCGAGATTGGTATGGAGGAAGACCTTCTGCGCGGACTGCTGCTAACCCATGCCCGGCCGGGCGATTCCACGAGCGCCCGCTTCGCCAAGATCATCGCCCGGCGTGCCTTGCGCAATGATCATCTGTGGCAGGACCTCGGCCTCTTCGACCGATCCGAGCTCAGCCGCTTGCTTGCCACGCACTTCCCGAACCTGGCGGCCGGCAACACCGGAAACATGAAATGGAAGAAGTATCTCTACTACAAGCTTTGCGAGGCTGAGGGTTTTGCGCTTTGTGCGGCGCCCAGTTGCCGGGAATGCCACGAGTTCAGGAGTTGTTTTGGCCCGGAGGAAGGCGAAAGCCGTCTTGCACCGGTCAAGAACGGGACCGATTTGGACTAG
- a CDS encoding peroxiredoxin has product MTVKKKVPFVTFRTRVRDDSIAGPNPYRWEDKTSDDYFKGKRVILFSLPGAFTPTCSTYQLPDFEDLYTEFQKERIDEIYCLSVNDAFVMNAWSRAQGLKKVKLIPDGSGEFTRKMGMLVAKDNLGFGMRSWRYAAVINDGVIEQWFEEEGFSDNCETDPYGVSSPQNILERLKAPAAA; this is encoded by the coding sequence ATGACTGTGAAAAAGAAGGTTCCCTTCGTCACCTTTCGCACGCGTGTTCGCGATGATTCTATCGCAGGGCCAAACCCATACCGGTGGGAAGACAAGACATCCGACGACTATTTCAAGGGCAAGCGCGTTATCCTGTTCTCGCTGCCAGGCGCCTTCACCCCGACCTGCTCCACTTATCAACTGCCCGATTTCGAGGATCTTTACACCGAGTTCCAGAAGGAGCGCATTGATGAAATCTACTGTCTCTCCGTCAACGATGCATTCGTGATGAACGCCTGGAGCAGGGCCCAGGGGCTGAAAAAGGTAAAGCTCATTCCCGACGGCTCGGGAGAATTCACACGCAAGATGGGCATGCTAGTCGCCAAGGACAATCTCGGATTCGGAATGCGCTCCTGGCGCTACGCTGCCGTAATCAATGACGGCGTCATCGAGCAGTGGTTCGAGGAGGAAGGTTTCTCCGACAACTGCGAAACCGATCCCTATGGCGTCTCTTCTCCGCAGAACATTCTTGAGAGGCTAAAGGCCCCGGCCGCCGCATGA
- the rpoN gene encoding RNA polymerase factor sigma-54 yields the protein MESVVSLLQRQQQSLVMTPQLIASIRLLQLAHAELHQFVEQEIEKNPFLELASDDSATSGDLSPVSGGDPNIGARENDGDGPMRAETSELLRQWKSIRDTANVAAGDRPALEEFAASTETLHDHVARQVALTAFTPQERMIASQLTDHLEDTGYIHVDLLELARRLNVGEADVERVLGTLQLFDPPGIFARTLSECLEIQLRQRDRFDPAMAALVANLEMLAQRDFQALKRQCRVDEDDILDMLHEIRTLDPKPGNRYQSGGPDYIIPDVWVLPSPGGGWQIELNPDMLPKVLINQTYFAEVSRLTAHNSEDQAFLNECFQNASWLVRSLDQRAKTILKVATEIVRQQDVFLEHGIAHLRPLNLKTVADAIDMHESTVSRVTSNKYMLTPRGVFELKYFFTVAIASSQGGEAHSAEAVRHSIKAMITAETLDHVFSDEEIAARLRKTGIDIARRTVTKYREAMNIPTSVQRRREKRLGL from the coding sequence ATGGAGTCCGTTGTAAGCCTTCTTCAACGCCAGCAGCAATCGCTGGTAATGACGCCGCAACTCATCGCGTCGATACGTTTGTTGCAACTGGCGCATGCCGAACTGCATCAGTTCGTCGAGCAGGAAATAGAGAAGAACCCGTTCCTCGAGTTGGCGTCAGACGACAGTGCGACGTCTGGCGATCTATCGCCGGTTTCGGGGGGAGACCCGAACATCGGCGCGCGCGAAAACGATGGTGATGGGCCGATGAGGGCGGAGACCTCGGAACTGCTCAGGCAATGGAAATCAATCCGCGACACAGCCAATGTTGCCGCGGGGGATAGGCCTGCCCTCGAAGAGTTTGCCGCCTCAACGGAAACATTGCACGACCATGTCGCTCGTCAGGTGGCCCTTACCGCATTCACCCCGCAGGAGCGGATGATCGCTAGCCAGCTTACCGATCATCTGGAAGACACTGGGTATATTCATGTAGACCTTTTGGAGCTGGCCCGCAGGCTGAATGTCGGAGAGGCTGATGTAGAGCGGGTTCTCGGAACCTTGCAGCTCTTTGATCCACCGGGAATATTCGCACGAACTCTCAGCGAATGCCTCGAGATACAACTGCGCCAGCGAGACCGTTTCGATCCCGCGATGGCGGCGTTGGTTGCCAATCTTGAGATGCTGGCTCAACGCGATTTTCAGGCGCTGAAGCGGCAATGTCGTGTCGACGAGGACGACATTCTCGACATGTTGCATGAAATCCGTACCCTCGATCCCAAGCCTGGCAACCGATACCAATCCGGAGGTCCGGACTATATCATACCCGACGTCTGGGTCCTGCCGTCGCCCGGAGGTGGATGGCAAATCGAGCTTAATCCGGACATGCTGCCCAAAGTGCTGATCAACCAGACCTATTTTGCCGAAGTCTCTCGGCTGACGGCACACAATTCAGAAGATCAGGCATTCCTCAACGAGTGCTTCCAAAACGCAAGCTGGCTGGTTCGCAGCCTCGATCAGCGCGCCAAGACCATTCTCAAGGTAGCAACTGAAATCGTCCGCCAGCAGGATGTGTTTTTGGAACATGGCATTGCCCATCTTCGGCCTCTCAATCTTAAGACCGTCGCTGACGCGATTGACATGCACGAGTCGACTGTAAGTCGGGTGACATCGAACAAGTACATGCTCACTCCGCGCGGCGTCTTCGAACTAAAGTATTTTTTCACAGTCGCAATCGCCTCCTCCCAAGGCGGCGAGGCACACTCCGCCGAAGCTGTCCGCCATAGCATCAAGGCAATGATCACCGCAGAAACGCTCGATCATGTATTTTCAGACGAGGAGATCGCGGCCCGCCTCAGGAAAACCGGTATCGACATCGCGCGCCGGACCGTCACAAAATATCGAGAAGCGATGAACATACCCACCTCCGTGCAACGCCGCCGGGAAAAGCGGCTGGGACTCTAA
- a CDS encoding class I SAM-dependent methyltransferase, with translation MNAFEAATRKVFDAHHRLQDCDEHIFHRLTTLITEEYFGLPAGAFRDMSILDAGCGSNANASYAFLSHGAKRVTSLELGEEWLPCATARLVKFGDRSRLVGGSVLDLPFETGTFDLVHCAGVLHHTEDPRRGFAELARVTKPGGCLFLTIMATGSGALYQCINRLREVYAQNQEFRSIIDDMSIESVEAGLDWLFSVKNATEAELIPGEESFIRSLFDKDLLLTIKDRLQAPTYHSFDFTETQVQEWFLTEGFVEPRRISRYTKGFENLRRFFAPMYLQYEHPVARFWFGDGYVQMIARRSVGAPSPR, from the coding sequence ATGAATGCTTTCGAAGCCGCCACTCGCAAGGTCTTTGATGCACATCACCGGCTGCAGGATTGTGACGAGCACATCTTCCACCGACTAACGACATTGATCACCGAAGAATACTTTGGGCTTCCAGCAGGCGCGTTTCGGGATATGTCAATCCTCGACGCCGGCTGTGGTTCGAACGCGAACGCCTCGTATGCGTTTCTGTCGCACGGAGCAAAACGAGTCACGTCGCTTGAGCTTGGGGAGGAATGGCTTCCATGCGCGACAGCTAGATTGGTAAAGTTTGGAGATCGATCCAGACTAGTCGGCGGTAGCGTGCTGGACTTGCCCTTCGAGACAGGAACTTTTGACCTGGTACACTGTGCGGGCGTTCTCCACCATACCGAAGACCCGCGACGCGGGTTCGCCGAACTGGCTCGCGTCACTAAGCCCGGCGGGTGCTTATTCCTGACTATTATGGCGACCGGTAGCGGTGCGCTGTATCAATGCATAAACCGGCTGCGGGAAGTTTACGCACAGAATCAAGAGTTTCGCAGCATTATTGATGACATGTCCATCGAGTCGGTCGAAGCAGGGTTGGATTGGCTTTTCAGCGTCAAGAACGCCACAGAGGCGGAACTCATCCCAGGTGAAGAAAGTTTCATTCGAAGCCTCTTCGATAAAGACCTGCTTTTAACAATAAAGGATCGGCTACAGGCGCCAACTTACCACAGCTTTGACTTCACGGAGACACAAGTCCAGGAGTGGTTCCTGACCGAGGGGTTCGTCGAACCTCGCCGGATTTCGCGCTACACAAAGGGCTTCGAGAACCTGCGGCGGTTTTTTGCCCCGATGTATCTCCAGTATGAGCATCCTGTCGCGAGATTCTGGTTTGGTGACGGTTATGTGCAAATGATCGCGCGACGGAGCGTCGGAGCCCCGTCCCCACGCTAA